Proteins encoded by one window of Enterobacter hormaechei subsp. xiangfangensis:
- the mliC gene encoding C-type lysozyme inhibitor gives MKKLLLIAVPFLMTGCSVYNQFVERMQTDTLEYRCDEKPLTVKLNNPRQEASFVYDNKLLTLKQGMSASGARYSDGIYVFWSKGDSATVYKRDHIVLNNCQLQNPKR, from the coding sequence ATGAAAAAACTTCTTCTCATTGCTGTACCTTTTCTTATGACCGGATGCAGCGTCTATAACCAGTTCGTTGAGCGTATGCAAACCGATACGCTGGAATATCGTTGTGATGAAAAACCGCTGACGGTGAAGCTGAACAACCCGCGTCAGGAAGCCAGCTTTGTTTATGACAATAAGTTGTTGACGCTGAAGCAGGGAATGTCGGCCTCCGGTGCGCGCTACTCAGACGGGATCTACGTCTTCTGGTCGAAAGGCGACAGCGCCACCGTCTACAAGCGTGACCACATTGTGCTGAACAATTGTCAGCTTCAAAATCCGAAGCGTTGA
- the pdxH gene encoding pyridoxamine 5'-phosphate oxidase: protein MSDNDELQQIAHLRREYTKGGLRRQDLPAEPLVLFERWLKQACEAKLADPTAMVVATVDENGQPYQRIVLLKHYDEKGLVFYTNLGSRKAHHLENNPRISLLFPWHMLERQVMVTGKAERLSTLEVVKYFHSRPRDSQIGAWVSKQSSRISARGVLESKFLELKQKFQQGEVPLPSFWGGFRIPIEQMEFWQGGEHRLHDRFLYQRDNGGWKIDRLAP from the coding sequence ATGTCAGATAACGACGAACTACAGCAAATTGCGCATCTGCGCCGTGAATACACCAAAGGCGGTCTGCGACGCCAGGATCTTCCCGCCGAACCGCTGGTGCTTTTTGAACGCTGGCTGAAGCAGGCCTGCGAAGCGAAACTGGCCGACCCGACCGCGATGGTTGTTGCCACGGTTGATGAAAATGGTCAGCCGTATCAACGCATCGTTCTTCTCAAGCATTATGACGAGAAAGGGCTGGTGTTCTACACCAACCTGGGCAGTCGTAAAGCGCATCACCTTGAAAATAATCCGCGTATTAGCCTGCTCTTCCCGTGGCATATGCTTGAGCGCCAGGTGATGGTTACCGGCAAGGCGGAGCGCCTCTCTACGCTCGAAGTGGTGAAATATTTCCACAGCCGCCCGCGCGACAGTCAGATCGGTGCCTGGGTCTCTAAACAGTCCAGCCGAATCTCAGCCCGCGGCGTGCTGGAGAGTAAATTCCTCGAACTCAAACAAAAGTTTCAGCAGGGTGAAGTACCGCTGCCGAGTTTCTGGGGCGGGTTCCGCATCCCCATTGAGCAGATGGAATTCTGGCAGGGCGGTGAACACCGTCTCCACGACCGCTTTTTATACCAGCGCGACAACGGTGGCTGGAAAATCGACAGACTGGCACCGTAA
- the tyrS gene encoding tyrosine--tRNA ligase: MASSNLIKQLQERGLVAQVTDEEALAERLAQGPIALYCGFDPTADSLHLGHLVPLLCLKRFQMAGHKPVALVGGATGLIGDPSFKAAERKLNTEDTVQEWVDKIRKQVAPFLDFDCGENSAIAANNYDWFGGMNVLTFLRDIGKHFSVNQMINKEAVKQRLNRDDQGISFTEFSYNLLQGYDFACLNKLHGVSLQIGGSDQWGNITSGIDLTRRLHQNQVFGLTVPLITKADGTKFGKTEGGAVWLDPKKTSPYKFYQFWINTADADVYRFLKFFTFMDIEEINALEEEDKNSGKAPRAQYVLADEVTKLVHGEEGLAAAKRITASLFNGTLSDLSEADFEQLAQDGVPMVEMEKGADLMQALVDSELQPSRGQARKTIASNAITINGEKQADPEYTFTENDRLYGRYTLLRRGKKNYCLVCWK; encoded by the coding sequence ATGGCAAGCAGTAACTTGATTAAACAATTGCAAGAGCGGGGCCTCGTGGCCCAGGTGACGGACGAGGAAGCGTTAGCAGAGCGACTGGCGCAAGGCCCGATCGCGCTCTATTGCGGCTTCGATCCCACCGCTGACAGCTTGCATTTGGGGCATCTTGTTCCATTGTTATGCCTGAAACGCTTCCAGATGGCCGGCCATAAGCCTGTCGCTCTGGTTGGCGGCGCGACCGGTCTGATTGGCGACCCAAGTTTCAAAGCCGCTGAGCGTAAGCTGAATACCGAAGATACCGTGCAGGAGTGGGTGGATAAGATCCGTAAACAGGTTGCACCATTCCTGGATTTCGACTGCGGTGAGAACTCTGCGATTGCGGCGAACAACTACGACTGGTTTGGTGGCATGAACGTGCTGACGTTCCTGCGTGACATCGGCAAACACTTCTCTGTTAACCAGATGATTAACAAAGAAGCAGTGAAGCAGCGTCTTAACCGTGACGACCAAGGTATCTCTTTCACCGAGTTCTCTTACAACCTGTTGCAGGGGTATGACTTTGCCTGCCTGAACAAGCTGCACGGCGTATCTCTGCAAATTGGCGGTTCCGACCAGTGGGGTAACATCACCTCCGGTATCGATCTGACCCGTCGCCTCCACCAGAATCAGGTGTTTGGTCTGACCGTGCCGTTGATCACCAAAGCAGACGGTACCAAGTTCGGTAAGACCGAAGGCGGCGCGGTATGGCTGGATCCGAAGAAAACCAGCCCGTATAAATTCTACCAGTTCTGGATCAACACGGCGGATGCCGACGTTTATCGCTTCCTGAAGTTCTTCACCTTTATGGATATCGAAGAAATCAATGCGCTGGAAGAAGAAGACAAGAACAGCGGTAAAGCACCACGCGCCCAGTACGTGCTGGCGGACGAAGTAACCAAACTGGTTCACGGCGAAGAAGGTCTGGCGGCGGCGAAACGCATTACGGCGAGCCTGTTTAACGGGACCCTGAGCGATTTAAGCGAAGCGGATTTCGAACAGCTGGCGCAGGATGGCGTACCGATGGTGGAGATGGAAAAAGGCGCCGATCTGATGCAGGCGCTGGTGGACTCCGAGCTCCAGCCGTCTCGCGGTCAGGCGCGTAAAACCATCGCCTCTAACGCGATCACCATTAATGGCGAAAAACAGGCCGATCCGGAATACACCTTTACCGAGAACGACCGTCTCTATGGTCGCTACACGCTACTGCGTCGCGGTAAGAAAAATTACTGCCTGGTCTGCTGGAAGTAA